The Mastomys coucha isolate ucsf_1 unplaced genomic scaffold, UCSF_Mcou_1 pScaffold3, whole genome shotgun sequence DNA window ACTCCTCAACTCCTGAGCAGAGCCCCATTCCTTTGTTACTGTCTGTTACCAAGCACCCCTCCCACAGGGACAACTCAGCCTTTCACCTGTCTTTAAGAGCTTTGTTTGTTCCTTAGAATTCCAAACTGCATCCCAATATTAAAACACTTAATGATGTGGAGCCTGAGAGATCAATCACTCatggtttagagcacttgctgctcttgcagaggatccaggttcaatacccagcatgcacacagtagagatggctcacaaccatctctacctCTAATTTCAGGGGACCCAATGCTGACTTCTGAGAGTGCCAGGCTAACTAGTGGCACACAGATGTTCAtccagacaaaacactcacataaagaaaataataaagtttaaatgaTGGTGTCTAATGacaaagggttttttttaaaaaaaaaaaagtggtagaCTTAGATCATTTTAAACACCCAGAAAAGGattggagagagggctcagtggtcaAAAGTTGGGattattcttgcagaagaccaagtttggttcccatcaGTGAACTCCTCAATTCTCAATTTCCTGTAGTTCTAGCACCAAGTTATCCCATGCATACATCTAATTAAAGATAAATTAACTTACAAAAACTTGAAACAGTAGACTTACTGACAATCCAATCTTAACTacaagtactttttaaaagatgtatttgtttttatgtgcgctgatgttttacctgcatgcatgtctgtgtgagggtgtcagatccctggaactggaattacagacagtttaGAGCTActgtgagggtgctgggaattgaaccagggtctccTCGAAGAGCAACCAAAGCTCTtaaaaaccactgagccatctttccaatcctTAACTATAAATCTTATTCGTTAAAAGCTATGGATAACAATAGGGCATAAAACCATTTATGACATATTGCGTACATGtctaccttccttttttttaaaagcctacagcacccggtattcccaggcggtctcccatccaagtactaaccaggcccgaacCTGCTTATACCTTCCTTATTAAATAGTAAACTAAGTAAGATGCCCTCTGCAATAAAGCCCCGTTAAAGGGTTCTCAGTGAAGGACccaagagaaagaacccaaggagctgaaggagtttgcagccccataggagtaacgaccatatgaactaaccagtaccttcagagctcccagggactaaaccaccaaccaaagagtacacatggtgggattcatggctccagcagcatatgaaacagaggatggcctaatcggtcatcagtgggaagagaggcacttggtcctgtgaaggttctatggcccagtgtaggcaaatgccagggccagaaagtgggagagagtgggtttgtgagcagtgggaggtggtacggaatagggttttttttctgaaggggaaactaggaaaggtgatatcatttgaaatgtaaataaagaaaatatctaataaaaccaaataaataacgCCCTGTTAAATTGCATTTTAACCTCTCAAAGTGCCGCCACCCTccagtctctctttccctcactccTTTTCTTAACATGGAAGTGTGACGGACGGAAATAGAAACTGCATACTAGTACAGAGTACCTAGAAACATTTTGCTTCACTTCCTGGtcactttatttttccattaaaaaaaaaaattctttaaggcTCTCAAAGCAAAGACCTTCTCTGTACCCACTACACACACCACAGGTCCCAAGACAGCAGACCTCAAACTTTCCTTCTGCTTTTGGCTGCTTAACGTGAATGAGGGGTACAGACAGGCAAGCAGCTTGCAAAATGCCAACAAGCAAACTGACTAAGGTTTTGCGCTTTCAAACTTtccaatgtgaaaaaaaaaataccaccaaTGTAAAAAAATACCTTTTCTCCTCTTTATCCACTGTGAGGTACTTAAGCCACAGAGGACGTTGCAGGCTGCTTAAAATTTGTTCTTCAAGCATTTTCCCGCAACCACTGTCCTGGAACATTTCTCAGGCTCCAGAGATCTGTGTGTTGAATTTCCTTCGAGCACCAGGTCCTTGGGGCGATCGGGGTTTGGCTGGGACTCCGGTGCCCCACAAGCTGTGTCATTCCCTCTGTGTCCGAAAGGTGACTGCGGTCACAGAGCGCTCCTCGGTCCTCGTGGTCATACTTCCCTTGGTCCATGCGGTCCACAGCACCTCTTGCGTCACCTGGTAATCCACGACCCGCACCAACACGGACCTGGGTGTGGTTTCTGGGTCCTCCGGATGGCCTCCCGGGGCTGTGGCAATGCGCCTGCGGGAAAGCTTCGGTTTCGGTTCAGAATCGCGGTGGTCTCCAATCGTCGGGGAAAAGTTCTCGCTGTCCACAAGCCCTGCACAAGCAGAGTTCGCCTGTGTCCCCAACCACCTCTCCGGATGCAGAAGAAAGAGCACTTTCTCTCTGACCCAGGACTGGCAATCCAAATTCTCTCCCTTCTGCGATCTCAAGTTCCCACTTGTTGCTGATTGGACCCTGTCGGTCCCCGCCAGCGTGGGATTCCGGGCGCCAGAATCCAAGGGTGGTCCACACCCCTCCTCGCTCGGAGTGCACCCAGCGCGCCCCCGAGGTTTGCCGGGCTCCATCCCGGAGGGGAGATCATTCACGCGTCCACCTTTCTCCAGTTCTGAGAGGAAAACTCCAGCAAAAATCCGCGGGCGGTGCAAGAACCGGGTGTGGCTTGAGCGAGTTACGAACTAGAGGAGCCGCCTGAGGCCACACTGCGAATTCCCGCCTCCTATCTTGGTCTACTTTCAGCCTTTAGACCTCATTGGTTTCTACCCACTTCAAACACAGTCTTAGATCTTCTTCTCCAGTCCCTAGGACATAACCGCAATTCTTCTGTAGTGTATTTGACTCCAGCCCCAAACTGCCTAGTGAggtctccatctttttttttccaaaactgaaAGGAGGGACACATGGGTGCTAATGACCTTCTCAAATTCTCAAAGcactatttcttatttttgtttctgttcaagCATGAAGGAACAAGtaagcttgatttttatttttagtttttagcttttttttttttttgagagagagagagtttcactGTATAGTCCCGAGTGTtctgcactctgtagaccatgttaacctggaacccacagagctctgtctccctctccctctgagtgctgggattaaaaacttTCATCACTACCGCCCAGCATGCATTTGGTTTTTAGTCATCTGATTTAATTAATTCTTCTGGAAAAAGTACTTATTTGAGGGAAGGTGTCCTGCTGCAGtgctggttggcctggaactcactggctagCATGAAAGTCCTTGAACTCCTTGGCAAGCCCACTCCCCCAGCATGAATGTGTTCTGGAAATGAAAGGATTTCCTGTCCACTTTAAATCCTCCCCTACTCTATGGTACCTCTAGGTCTAGGGAATGAGCTCTCAGGGTGAGGTTGGAACAGTTCAAGTCTTAGCAAACAGGGCTGTGAGTTCGTACTTTTGCTTTGCAATACTGGGATCTGTGGGGACAGGGGTCACCTCTGTCTGTGTTTTAGTTGTCATCATCACGAGTCTAGAAAAGGGGCCTAGTGCTTTGGCTTGAAACAAACTTCTAGAgaagaaccaaaataaacaagaacaaatcacTAAAGGTGCTTCAGATTGTAGATTACCCTCCCATTCACCCATGCACTACTCTTTTAACGTCATGGATAATAAACTCATACATTTAGTACCCTTGTGTTCATATATCACTAagcatatgcatatgaatacacctATGCCTACGCCACAATAGTCTATGACTGAGATTCATAGAGAACACTAGCTAAAAGGAGAAAAGGATCCTATGTGTGCATTCTCATCCATCCTTGGTAGTAACTGTTCGTTTTACTGGAAAATACTGTTTTCCCGTCTGGCTTAGCAAAATGATTTGGCCATGATTGGGAGAATTTCTGCTCTTATATGAAAGACTGAATAGCATGTTGAAAAAGACATCCTGGTATCAGCATGGAGTCTGGCCTCGCTGTGGGCAGGCTGGCCTATTGCTACCCCACGTCTAGCATTCTTGGCAGCCTTAGATGAGAATGGGTTGGTTTTAAGCACTTTAATCTAAGTTATCCTTCACAATGAAATAAGGTGGTATTGTTTCTTTGGTATCTTTGAGAATTGTTAAGCGTATTGACCCTGGTCAGACACGGAAAAATAGGAGACCCTGGTTGCTATTATGTTATGTGTTTGTTCCTGACCAACATCTCATTTATCTCCTTATAAGACTGTAAGGCTCTGTCTTGTTCACGTGCTTGACCAGGAGGTACTTAGTATGTGCTGCATGGCAGTATCTGGGTAATGGGACATTTAGAGGATCAAGCCAAACTGCTTATCTCTGTCATGTTTTCCACTGGGGGTACAATAATGGACATCAGCCAGGAATCATAGTATTAGCTCTAGTGTGGATGAGAATTATCTACAGATCAACATTCTACCCTGCTTTCTCCAGTCTAGTTTCCACTAGTTTAGAGTTAGGCTTTCAACACTGATTTGTGGCAAGCCTTTCAGTAATTCTGATGCAGTAGTCTATAAACATTATGAGACATATATCACAAATTCACAATAGCTGCAAGCATGAGCCTTTAAATAGTTAAGTATGGATGGAGAAGGGGCTCTGGAGGACCTAATCCTTACTGCTAACCTATTTGCTTCTGAATGAATCAGGAGGAGAAAAGTCTTTGTCTTCAGTTGTATAACCAATGGTCGCCATGCCAGGCTCCaatgaataaaataatctaaTGGTCACACAGATGGTCCTGATTAAACTACAAGAATCACAAGTGGTCAGACaaggaaaaatacataaaagaaacatgattCAAACTGAGTaagttatatttaggaacatattcttacacacatatatgcatgcaactGTTTGGGGGTCTGCTTAAATCCAACATAACTCAAACACCAGGTCGATGCAgatgataaaaatttattttaatcaaacTGCTACTGAGAAGTCAGGACTGCAGAACAGAGTTCAGAGCTGAACTATGACCCTGAAAGGACATTTTATAGCATGTTTAAAGAATGAGACCATACAGAGAGTTGATTAGTGGTAAGCTGCAGCATTGTTCAATCATATTCTGACATAAGGAGCTTAGCAAGGGACTGTCCGTTAATCAGGATAAGAgttggttcctgggcttgggaacATGAATTTAATTTGACCCTGCccagcaagatggagaagttgtccttGAGATATCTGAAGTCAGACAACTGTTACTTTATCCCCGAAATgtctggactcagacaactgCTTCCTTGTAATAGAAGCTGTTCAGCTATTGGGAAGTCCCCAGATCCCCTAGGGCCTGAGACCTTGAATTTAATTTCTTGCTATGATTAAATTGAGTTTGAAAACAAAGTGGTTGTATTTACAATAAGATTCTTTTGcttcgggcagtggtggcgcacgcctttaatcccagcacttgggaggcagaggcaggcggatttctgagttcgaggccagcctggtcctacagagtgagttccaggacagccagggctacacaagattCTTTTGCTTGTCCCCAGAAATTAATgagaagaggacatgaatttgtaagcaagaaaaaaaaggtacctgggaggacttggagggaggagaggaaaaatagaaatgatgtggttttactataatttcaaaaaatgcccgaaaacaaaatatagaaatcaTAAACCCGAGGAATGTTGGTAGAGGTGGAAAGGAGAGGAATAGGAGGGATTTCAGCGAAGGTGTGGGGAATAGAGTATTGCGAATACATTAAATGCATGGTTGACGTTGTCAAAAGTTCCAGGCCTATCTTGCTCCTTTGAAGAAGCAAGAATACTATCTATCCCCTCTTTTCAGTAAAATTGGGAGAATCCTTGTTGGAGTGTCTGTGTCTGAAGGAAGTACAGTGTAAACCACAAGATTATTGCTTCTAAATATTGCCTCAGGACGAGATGAAGAATTAAAATGGAGAATGGAAATTGGAGGAAACTATTTGCTCAGGAATAAGACCTACATACCCCTCAGAGAGCTCttgctttttttaaatgagaagaaatgaTGTATCGATGTGTATAAGACCACAGGGAAGAAATACATACAGAAAGCATAAAAGTAAGTTCCTTTCCTCTAGGATGGTGTTTGCTGTGTGTTGGGTCACTTTCATTGGTccaaatgaatatttttctcatgtgggaggggaaggaggttCATGATAGGGAGTAAACAAAACTTACAAGGTTCAGGTAGCTATGGAAAAGAATGCTATTCTTAACCCCTGCTCCCAAAGTTATATGAATAGTAGCAGTTGCTGTGCCGAGTACTAGCAATCCGACAGTTGTGCAGGGTCCTCCTGGAATGCAGTCTAGTGAGTCATCGGTCATGCTGGGTGGGCTTGCAGGTGATGTCACTGCCTTTGAGTGGCCTATGCTCTTGTTATTAAGCCCAGTAAACTCACAGGTTCTCTAAGCTAGACTTCAGTGACATCATGACTTTGGCTCGTTGTCGGGGCCCCTTCAGGGCTGAGTGTAGAGCTGTTCAGTCTCCCTTCCCTAAGTCACACTACACTGTGCTTTAATAGATCAAAGTGATTTCTAAAATGTAAAGAGGTTACAGAAAAGACTTCACTGACCAACTCTCGAAGTTACTTACGAGAGCTGCAAGCATTCTGGTCCCTGAGGCCTGGTGAGTCAATTTATACTGAGCTACAGTATATGGTGAAACATCAGTTTGCACTATGcctcaaaggtcagaagaagatTTTGATTAAGTCACTGtgagaagctacacccataaagtctcaccaacatgactgtccAAACATGAACCAAACTAGGATGACACTAGTGGGCCAAAGTGAATGAGAAAAAACCCACGAGGCCTCAGGCATGCACAAGAACTAAAGGCAGCTAAGGAATTCAGGGAGTctgagaaatagtcttcctcaggTAAGAGCACACCAGTTGGTTATCCCACACTAATTTTTGGTCAggtttgaaaacatacatacaagtaaaacatACAAACTGAGCATGCTAAATTTagaaatctatctatctacctactcatccatccaccacccatccatctatctatctatctatctatctatctatctatctatctatctatctatctatctacctatctacctatctatcatctttctatcatctatctatcatttatctatgtgcatacatatgtacacatatgcatgaaataacagtgaatgaaaaagaggccatgaatttggaaaGGACCAAATAACGAAATATGGGAAGATttggagacagggaagagaaaggagaaatgtaacattataatcacaaaaaagaaaaaattatggattctttgctttttttctgtagtTTAAGTGTATACTTTTGTTGGTGATCTTATTTTATGGGTTAGACTCAGAAGAATGATTATCTCTCTTTTTaactcccctgtctctctctgcacatgtgtgcagcttgcatgtgtgtgtgtgtgtgtgtgtgtgtgtgtgtgtgtttgtgtgtttatactGGGAAAAGCATCCAGGGCATCAGTTACCTACCTCTCTGTCCATTAGGAGTTATTTCATAGACTTATACTACGATGTTCCTATCAGTTATTCTAATTCCACTTCCTGTAGACATACCATCTGCG harbors:
- the CUNH6orf141 gene encoding uncharacterized protein C6orf141 homolog; translation: MEPGKPRGRAGCTPSEEGCGPPLDSGARNPTLAGTDRVQSATSGNLRSQKGENLDCQSWVREKVLFLLHPERWLGTQANSACAGLVDSENFSPTIGDHRDSEPKPKLSRRRIATAPGGHPEDPETTPRSVLVRVVDYQVTQEVLWTAWTKGSMTTRTEERSVTAVTFRTQRE